A stretch of Pseudomonas sp. LS.1a DNA encodes these proteins:
- a CDS encoding peroxiredoxin: MAVALDQPVADFQALATSGQTVSLAELKGQQVVVYFYPKDSTPGCTTEGQGFRDQHDAFAAANTVVFGVSRDGIKSHENFKAKQGFPFELISDKDEALCQLFDVIKLKKLYGKEYMGVDRSTFLIDKDGVLRQEWRGVKVPGHVDAVLAAAQALNKA; this comes from the coding sequence ATGGCTGTAGCACTCGACCAACCCGTTGCCGACTTCCAGGCCCTGGCCACCAGCGGGCAAACCGTCAGCCTGGCCGAGCTCAAGGGCCAGCAAGTGGTGGTGTACTTCTACCCGAAGGACAGCACCCCGGGCTGCACCACCGAGGGCCAGGGTTTCCGTGACCAGCATGATGCCTTTGCCGCGGCCAACACCGTGGTGTTCGGCGTGTCGCGCGATGGCATCAAGTCGCACGAGAACTTCAAGGCCAAGCAAGGCTTCCCGTTCGAGCTGATCAGCGACAAGGACGAAGCCCTGTGCCAGCTGTTCGACGTGATCAAGCTGAAGAAGCTGTATGGCAAGGAATACATGGGCGTTGACCGCAGCACCTTCCTGATCGACAAGGACGGTGTGCTGCGCCAGGAATGGCGCGGGGTGAAGGTGCCCGGGCATGTGGATGCAGTACTGGCTGCTGCCCAGGCCCTGAACAAGGCTTGA